In a single window of the Coregonus clupeaformis isolate EN_2021a chromosome 10, ASM2061545v1, whole genome shotgun sequence genome:
- the LOC121575196 gene encoding leucine-rich repeat neuronal protein 1-like encodes MAPSPLPWPLLTWLCVGLLLHLVRGEECPRLCVCEVRPWFTPQSTYREAATVDCNDLRLTHIPSNLSSDTQVLLLQSNSITHTSGELEALFNLTELDLSQNNFSSMEAVGLANMNQLTTLHLEENQISQLPDHCLQDLSNLQELYINHNQISTIAPGAFSGLRSLLRLHLNSNRLRVIDNRWFEATPNLEILMIGENPVIGILDMNFKPLGSLRSLVLACMDLTDIPGNALVGLDNLESLSFYDNKMVRVPQLALQKVPNLKFLDLNKNPVHKIHEGDFRNMLRLKELGINNMADLVSIDRYALDNLPELTKLEATNNPKLSYVHRTAFRDMSSLESLMLNNNALNAVYQHTVEALPNLREISLHSNPLRCNCVIQWMRSNRTSVRFMEPLAMLCTSPPELRGQRVREVKLQDSPEQCLPFISHDTFPSHLSLELGMSVSLDCRAIAEPDPEIYWVSPMGSKITVDTMSERYHLSSEGTLRLSHVQVEDSGRYTCVAQNTEGADTRVTTIRVNGTLLDSAEVMKIYVKQTESHSILVSWKINSNVMTSNLKWASATMKIDNPHITYTARVPVDVHEYNLTHLQPATEYEVCLTVSNIHLQTHKSCVNVTTRSVTFTLDVLDQRPSAALLTVMATMLAFLSLATVGVYVTRRWKRKNYHHSLKKYMQKTSSIPLNELYPPLINLWEADSEKDKEGGTERKPSAVDTTRSYYMW; translated from the coding sequence ATGGCTCCAAGCCCCCTCCCCTGGCCCCTACTGACATGGCTGTGTGTGGGGCTGCTGTTGCACCTGGTGAGGGGCGAGGAGTGCCCGCGGCTGTGCGTGTGTGAGGTGCGCCCCTGGTTCACCCCCCAATCCACCTACAGGGAGGCGGCCACGGTGGACTGCAACGACCTGCGGCTGACACACATCCCCTCCAACCTGTCCTCTGACACccaggtgctgctgctccagagCAACTCCATCACCCACACCAGTGGGGAGCTAGAGGCCCTGTTCAACCTGACGGAGCTGGACCTGTCCCAGAACAACTTCAGCAGCATGGAGGCTGTGGGCCTGGCCAACATGAACCAGCTCACCACCCTGCACCTGGAGGAGAACCAGATTAGCCAGCTGCCTGACCATTGCCTGCAGGACCTCAGCAACCTACAGGAGCTCTACATCAACCACAACCAGATCAGCACTATCGCCCCCGGGGCTTTCTCTGGCCTACGCAGCCTGCTGCGCCTCCACCTCAACTCCAACAGGCTCCGGGTCATCGACAACCGCTGGTTCGAGGCAACGCCCAACCTGGAGATCCTGATGATCGGAGAGAACCCTGTCATTGGCATCCTGGACATGAACTTCAAGCCCCTGGGGAGCCTGAGGAGCCTGGTCCTGGCCTGCATGGACCTCACTGACATTCCTGGGAATGCTCTGGTGGGCCTGGATAACCTGGAGAGCCTATCCTTCTACGACAACAAGATGGTCCGAGTGCCCCAGCTGGCCCTGCAGAAAGTGCCCAACCTGAAGTTCCTGGACCTGAACAAGAACCCAGTGCACAAGATCCATGAGGGAGACTTCAGGAACATGCTGCGTCTTAAGGAGCTTGGCATCAACAACATGGCTGACCTGGTGTCCATCGACCGCTACGCCCTGGACAACCTGCCTGAGCTGACCAAGCTGGAGGCCACTAACAACCCCAAGCTGTCCTACGTGCACCGGACAGCCTTCAGGGACATGTCCTCCCTGGAGAGCCTTATGCTAAACAACAATGCCCTCAACGCTGTCTACCAGCACACCGTGGAGGCGCTGCCCAACCTGCGCGAGATCAGCCTGCACAGCAACCCACTGCGCTGCAACTGTGTCATCCAGTGGATGAGGTCCAACAGGACCAGCGTTCGCTTCATGGAGCCCCTGGCCATGCTGTGTACCTCGCCGCCCGAGCTCCGGGGCCAGCGGGTCAGAGAGGTGAAGCTGCAGGACTCCCCAGAGCAGTGCCTGCCCTTCATCTCCCACGACACCTTCCCCAGCCACCTGAGCCTTGAGCTGGGCATGAGTGTCAGCCTGGACTGCAGGGCTATAGCTGAGCCTGACCCAGAGATATACTGGGTGTCTCCTATGGGGAGCAAGATCACGGTGGACACGATGTCGGAGCGGTACCATCTGAGCAGTGAGGGCACCCTGCGACTGTCCCACGTCCAAGTGGAGGACTCAGGTCGCTACACCTGCGTAGCCCAGAACACAGAGGGCGCCGACACACGCGTCACCACCATCCGcgtcaatggcaccctattggacAGCGCTGAGGTGATGAAGATCTATGTCAAGCAGACCGAGTCCCACTCCATCCTGGTCTCCTGGAAGATCAACTCCAACGTCATGACCTCCAACCTCAAGTGGGCCTCGGCCACCATGAAGATTGACAACCCCCACATCACCTACACTGCACGTGTGCCCGTCGACGTACACGAGTACAACTTGACCCACCTGCAGCCGGCCACCGAGTACGAGGTGTGCCTCACTGTGTCCAACATCCATCTGCAGACCCACAAGTCGTGCGTCAACGTGACCACGCGCAGCGTCACCTTCACCCTGGACGTGCTGGACCAGAGACCCAGCGCCGCCCTGCTAACCGTCATGGCCACCATGCTGGCCTTCCTCAGCCTGGCCACTGTGGGGGTGTACGTGACCCGGCGCTGGAAGAGGAAGAACTACCACCACTCCCTGAAGAAGTACATGCAgaagacctcctccatccccctcaatGAGCTCTACCCGCCCCTCATCAACCTATGGGAGGCAGACAGTGAGAAGGATAAGGAGGGCGGTACAGAGAGAAAGCCGTCCGCCGTGGACACCACACGCAGCTACTACATGTGGTGA